Below is a window of Candidatus Trichorickettsia mobilis DNA.
ACTTTTTTATATCCCCTACTCTTGTTTACTGTAACCTTATCTTTCATGGCTATTGCCCCTACAACTTTTGCTGCAACTAGTAATGATCTTGAAAATATACTAAATAATGGTTCTACGACAGGCAGATTAATACAAATATTTTTGCTAATTGGAGTTCTTGGACTTGCACCGTCAATTCTGATTATGGGCACTTCCTTTGTTAGAATATCTATCGTATTATCAATTGTTAGAACAGCGCTCGGGCTACAACAAACTCCTCCTAATCAAGTAATAATTAGTCTATCTTTATTCTTAACTTTTTTTATTATGTCTCCTTCACTAGAAATTGCTTATGAACAAGGGCTAAAGCCATTACTAATTGAGCAAATTACTGAAGAAGAAGCCTTACCGCTTATTATTCAACCATTTAAAAAATTTATGGTTAATAATACTAGAACCAAAGATTTAGATTTATTTATCTCAATTGCCAAAGTAGACGTCCCTAAGGATATTAATGATCTGCCATTAAAAGTAATTGCTCCATCTTTCATGATAAGTGAACTAAAACGTGGTTTTGAGATAGGATTTTTAATCTTCTTGCCGTTTTTAATCATTGATATAGTAGTAGCAAGCATTTTGATGGCTATGGGAATGATGATGATGCCACCAGTAATGGTAGCTTTACCTTTTAAGATAATATTTTTTGTGCTTATTGATGGTTGGTATTTATTGGCAGGTAGTTTAATACAAAGTTTTGTAACTTAAATACCTATGCCCAATAAAAAACACAACAATAGACTTCTATCACAAACTATAATAATTAAGTTTATTGACTGATTATTGATTTACTGTTATAAAGCGGAACATATGGCGTTTAGTTACTATAACGCAGTAGTAATACCAATCATTAGAATAAACTAGCACTAGAAAAACGAAGAGCGAGACGCGCAAGCAGTCACTATAGTACGTGAGCATCGCAAGTAATGAAGTTTAACAACGCGATACTTAATTATAATGATTAGTATAATAAGTTTTTGGGGCGTAGCCAAGTGGTAAGGCAACGGTTTTTGGTATCGTCACCCGGTGGTTCGAATCCATCCGCCCCAGCCATTTTTCAGTCATTCATATAGTAATTATACAGTACTTACTATAAATTTAATTTGCAAAACATCATAAGTTTAATTACATTATATCAGCTTTAAATGTAACCGGAACATGATCTAGGTATGTTAGCATTAGATGTATTATCAAATAAACGTTATGTTCTAGGATTTGTGGCGATAGCTGTATTACTTATCTTATTTATCTCAATTCCAAAACATGCTTTTGCTCAGTCTAATAAGAATCCAAACACCACAAACGAATTGCTGCGCTCATATTTAAAACTTACCTCATTTAAGCATAAAATATTGGCAAACAATGTAGCTAACATTAATACGCCTGGATATAAGGCAAACGAAGTAGCTACTCCACAAAAATCAGAAGATTTACAGAATGTTGCCAAATCTAGAAAATTACGTCTGACAACAACGTCAAATAAGCATCTAGCAGGTTATAATCAACAAGATAATAATTTTGCTGTAAATAAATTAAGAGATCCAGATGAACTCAAACCAAACGGTAATAATGTTTCTCTTAGCCAGCAATTAACTAAGATATCACAAAATCAAATAAATTATGACACCGCGTTACAAGCATATAAAAGTAGCAGTGGTTTAATTACATCGGTGTTAGGAAAATGATGTATATATTAGTCTTCTTATTATTTCTCATTAATCACACAATATTTGCATTGGAGGATGATTTACAGAAAGCATC
It encodes the following:
- the flgB gene encoding flagellar basal body rod protein FlgB — translated: MLALDVLSNKRYVLGFVAIAVLLILFISIPKHAFAQSNKNPNTTNELLRSYLKLTSFKHKILANNVANINTPGYKANEVATPQKSEDLQNVAKSRKLRLTTTSNKHLAGYNQQDNNFAVNKLRDPDELKPNGNNVSLSQQLTKISQNQINYDTALQAYKSSSGLITSVLGK
- the fliP gene encoding flagellar type III secretion system pore protein FliP (The bacterial flagellar biogenesis protein FliP forms a type III secretion system (T3SS)-type pore required for flagellar assembly.); amino-acid sequence: MQISSNHKTFLYPLLLFTVTLSFMAIAPTTFAATSNDLENILNNGSTTGRLIQIFLLIGVLGLAPSILIMGTSFVRISIVLSIVRTALGLQQTPPNQVIISLSLFLTFFIMSPSLEIAYEQGLKPLLIEQITEEEALPLIIQPFKKFMVNNTRTKDLDLFISIAKVDVPKDINDLPLKVIAPSFMISELKRGFEIGFLIFLPFLIIDIVVASILMAMGMMMMPPVMVALPFKIIFFVLIDGWYLLAGSLIQSFVT